The following are encoded in a window of Perca fluviatilis chromosome 21, GENO_Pfluv_1.0, whole genome shotgun sequence genomic DNA:
- the LOC120550663 gene encoding heparan sulfate glucosamine 3-O-sulfotransferase 2-like has protein sequence MACVLLFSRLLPFSHRLTRTSICLLSLFLSYLCYCALFPAGTIMQKAGDPISSCQRVLADGAKRRIQKSCVLPLDARPSSAGASRLKTDQRPPSAFHIDTPSPPMTNLKFGNKKLPNAIIVGVKKGGTRAVLEFIRIHPDVRAAGTETHFFDRNYDRGLEWYRGLMPRTLESQITMEKTPSYFVTKETPHRISAMSRDTKLIVVVRDPVTRAISDYTQTLTKTPDLPSFQDLAFRNQSLGIVDTSWNAIRIGLYALHLENWLRYFPLAQIHFVSGERLITDPAEELARMQDFLGLKRIVTDKHFYFNRTKGFPCLKKPESSGSPRCLGKSKGRTHVQIDRDAIEQLRDFYRPYNVKFYEMVGHDFKWE, from the exons ATGGCATGCGTGCTCCTCTTCAGTCGACTTCTTCCCTTCTCGCACCGGCTCACAAGAACATCCATTTGCTTATTATCCCTTTTCCTTTCTTATTTGTGCTATTGTGCGTTATTCCCTGCCGGCACCATCATGCAAAAGGCAGGTGATCCGATCTCCAGCTGTCAGCGCGTCCTGGCCGATGGAGCCAAAAGGCGCATTCAGAAATCCTGCGTTTTGCCGTTGGATGCGAGACCGAGCAGCGCTGGGGCATCTCGGCTGAAAACCGACCAAAGACCTCCTTCGGCTTTCCACATCGACACCCCCAGTCCTCCCATGACTAATTTAAAGTTTGGCAATAAAAAGTTACCGAACGCCATCATAGTTGGTGTGAAAAAAGGAGGCACCAGAGCTGTTCTAGAGTTCATAAGGATTCATCCGGACGTGCGAGCGGCTGGCACCGAGACACACTTCTTCGACAGGAACTATGATAGAGGCCTGGAGTGGTACAG AGGTTTAATGCCAAGGACTCTTGAAAGCCAAATCACGATGGAGAAGACACCAAGCTACTTTGTGACAAAAGAGACGCCACACCGGATCTCTGCCATGTCCCGAGATACCAAGCTCATTGTGGTAGTGCGTGACCCCGTCACTCGTGCAATATCAGATTACACTCAGACTTTAACCAAAACTCCCGACCTGCCAAGCTTCCAGGATCTGGCCTTCCGAAACCAGAGCCTGGGCATTGTGGACACGTCCTGGAACGCCATTCGGATCGGCCTGTACGCTCTGCACCTCGAGAACTGGCTCCGCTACTTTCCTTTGGCTCAGATTCACTTTGTGAGCGGAGAGCGCCTTATCACAGACCCGGCAGAGGAGTTGGCTCGGATGCAAGACTTCCTTGGGTTAAAGCGCATTGTCACAGACAAACACTTCTATTTCAACCGCACCAAGGGCTTCCCTTGCCTTAAGAAGCCGGAGAGCAGCGGCTCGCCTCGCTGCCTGGGCAAGTCCAAGGGCAGAACTCATGTGCAGATAGACAGAGATGCTATTGAGCAACTGCGAGACTTCTATAGACCTTACAATGTCAAGTTTTATGAAATGGTGGGTCATGATTTCAAGTGGGAGTAG